DNA sequence from the Methanolobus psychrophilus R15 genome:
TCCTGGGCACACTATTCTCTTCAGGTGAAAGCAATAGTGGTTTCGGAGGCCTTATTCTTATTGGCCCGATACCGATAGCCTTTGGCTCCTCTCCCGCAATAACTTCTACTATGCTGTGGGCAGGTGTTGTGCTAGCATTTGTTTATCTCTTCATGTACAGGAGAGTTCGATAATGTCTTTGCTTATCTATGCAGGTATATCCCTTATATTCCTGGGATTCTTTCTTATTGTCATAGGAAGTATCGGCTCCTTTATGGGGGATATTTTTGGCAAAGGAAACCTTAAAACAGAAGAATCCGGGACAGATGGATCTAAAACCCATGTAAGGGGCGGTGGCATCATAATGATTGGCCCTGTCCCTATAATCGTAGGCTCTGACCGTGCAAGCGTAAAGACTCTCATAATGCTTGCCATAGTTCTGATAACAATATATTTCGTGTTTTCTTCCCTGTTACCTTTCATGTCAACCAGATGATATGTTGTGGTGAGCATGTGATCGTGTTGGCCTGTTATATGTATGACAGGGAGGTGGAATAAACATGCTCTTCCTTTGTGAACATGTTTATACAGGTTCAGTCCAATATTACATTTAATGCGCCAGTTCAAACTTGTGTCCGACTACGAACCAAAGGGTGACCAGCCCAAAGCTATAGCCCAGCTGACAGAGGGTATCCGGAAAAACATGAGGCAACAGACCTTGCTGGGTGTTACGGGATCCGGCAAGACCTTCACAGTGGCAAATGTTATCCAGAACGTGCAGATGCCTACACTTGTGATAGCACACAACAAGACGCTTGCAGCACAACTTTATTCCGAGTTCAGGGAGTTCTTTCCGGACAATGCTGTGGAGTATTTTGTGAGTTATTATGATTACTACCAGCCTGAGGCCTATATACCCACTACGGATACCTATATTGAAAAGGATGCTTCCATCAATGAGGAGATAGACAGGCTGCGCCTCTCAGCGACAAGATCACTGCTTGAGCGCCGTGATGTGATCGTTGTATCCAGTGTGTCCTGTATCTACAACCTGGGTTCTCCCGAAGAATGGCGTAAGATGTCAGTCTTGCTGACCGTGGGAGATGAACTTGACAGGGCGTCCCTCTTTGAGGATCTAATCAACATACAGTATGAGCGCAACGACATTGAATTCACGCAGGGTAAGTTCCGCTCCAGGGGGGACACTATTGAAGTATATCCCGCTCAGGAGCGCCAGGGTATCCGTATCGAACTCTTTGGTGATGAGATTGACCGCATAGCTTACTTTGATCCTGTTAGCGGGAAAGTGCTCCATGAACTAAGGCCGGGCGAGAGTACCATGATTTATCCTGCCAAGCACTTCGTCATGTCCGAGGAGCACATGGCCGGTGCGCTGGAATCAATCGAGGCTGAGCTTGAGGCTGAATTGCCCCGGCTCAAGTCCCAGAACAAGCTGCTTGAAGCACAAAGGCTTGAGCAGCGCACCAGGTTTGACCTGGAAATGATACGGGAACTCGGATACTGCAGTGGTATAGAGAACTACTCACGTCACTTTGACGGAAGAAAACCCGGAGAGCCCCCTTCTTCCCTGTTGAATTTCTTCCCGGAAGATTACATGGTCGTCATTGATGAATCCCATGTCACCATCCCGCAGGTAAGGGGTATGCACAACGGTGACCGCGCAAGGAAGGAGTCTCTCATTTCCTACGGCTTCCGTCTGCCTTCTGCGTATGATAACCGTCCCCTGCGATATGACGAGTTCGAAAGGCAGCTTAACTATGTCCTTTACGTATCCGCCACACCTGCCGAATATGAGATTCAGAGAAGCGGCGCCGTTGTGGAGCAGATCATCCGTCCGACGGGCCTTGTTGATCCGGAAATCCTTGTACGGCCTGTTGAGAATCAGGTAGATGACCTTATAAGTGAGGTGCGCAAAGTGACTGCCGCAGGCTATCGGACACTTGTGACGACTCTCACGAAAAGGATGGCTGAAGACCTTACCGATTATCTTGTAGAACTGGGCATCAGGGTGCGGTACATGCATTCGGATATCGATACTCTCCAGAGGGCTGAAATAGTCCGTGACCTTCGAAAGGGTGAGTTCGATGTGCTTGTAGGCATAAACCTGTTGCGTGAGGGGCTGGATATTCCGGAGGTGGCCTTCGTTGCAATTCTTGATGCCGATAAGGAAGGTTTCCTGCGCTCGGAACGCTCTCTTATTCAGACCATCGGGCGTGCATCAAGGAACGTGAACGGCCATGTGATACTGTATGCCGACAAGATGACAGGTTCCATGGAGCGTGCAATAAGTGAGACCGACAGGCGCCGCAAGATCCAGGTGGCATTCAATGAGAAGCACGGTATCACGCCGAAATCCATTCAGAAGGCCCTGCAGAAAGAGCTGGTGGAGCACAGGGAATATCCCGAGGGTTCCGAACTCATGACGATTGCAGAAGACCTATCTTCAGTGGAGCTCTCGGATATGATAATAGACCTTGAGTCCGAAATGCACCTGGCTGCCAGGAACCTTGAGTTCGAAAAAGCAGCCGAGCTTCGCGACAAGATAAAAGAACTGCGTGAGGGCTATGCGATATGATTGCCACTCTCATCTCCTGAGTATGCGCCGCATCCTGCCCTTTGGCTTGCCGGGAGTACCCTCATCGTCCCTGATACCTTTTCCGGTGTAATGCAGAAAGACATCATCAAGTGTTGGCTTGTGCAGGCTGACGGACTCTATCGTGAGACCAAGTTGTGCGGTGGTTCCCAGAATATCCGGTATCTCACGCTCTCCGTTGGCGGCGGTGATGCGCACCAGGTTTTCAGAGGTGGAGATGGTATTTACTCCGGGGCGAGTGCTGAACTGTTCAGCTAGTGCGCTTGCTTCAGATTCTGAAGTGAGGCCGAGTGTGATGATATCCCCGCCCAGGGATGACTTTAGCTCATACGGGGTGCCAATGGTTATTATCCTGCCATGGTCGATGATGGCTATCCTGTTGCAGAGCTTGTCGGCCTCTTCCATGTAGTGGGTGGTGAGCACCATGGTAATATTCTTATCCCGGTTCAGCTCCCGGATGTACTCCCATATATGGTTCCTTGTCTGGGGGTCAAGCCCGATGGTCGGCTCGTCCAGGAAGAGCAAGTTTGGGTAATGCATCAGCCCCCGGGCTATCTCCAGGCGGCGCATCATCCCGCCTGAGTACTTCTGAACTATCTCATTTTCCCACTTTGACAGCTCCACCAGTTCCAGAACCTCTTTCATTCTTTCAGAGCGTTGTTTCTTATTGAGGCCGTAGAGCCTGCCATGCAGATCCAGATTCTCCCTGCCGGTCAGTTTCTGGTCAAGGGTCGTTTCCTGGAATACCACGCCTATGGACTGGCGGACCTTGGTGGGATTCCTGCTGATGTCATACCCCCACACAGTAGCTATGCCCGATGTGGGTCTGAGCATTGTGGAGAGCATGGATATAAGGGTGGACTTGCCTGCCCCGTTGGGACCCAGAAGCCCGAAAAGCTCCCCCTTCTCGACAGTGATGTCGATATTGTTCACTGC
Encoded proteins:
- a CDS encoding putative daunorubicin resistance ABC transporter, ATP-binding protein, with the protein product MSDAAIHTERITKQYDNLTAVNNIDITVEKGELFGLLGPNGAGKSTLISMLSTMLRPTSGIATVWGYDISRNPTKVRQSIGVVFQETTLDQKLTGRENLDLHGRLYGLNKKQRSERMKEVLELVELSKWENEIVQKYSGGMMRRLEIARGLMHYPNLLFLDEPTIGLDPQTRNHIWEYIRELNRDKNITMVLTTHYMEEADKLCNRIAIIDHGRIITIGTPYELKSSLGGDIITLGLTSESEASALAEQFSTRPGVNTISTSENLVRITAANGEREIPDILGTTAQLGLTIESVSLHKPTLDDVFLHYTGKGIRDDEGTPGKPKGRMRRILRR
- a CDS encoding excinuclease ABC subunit B, whose product is MRQFKLVSDYEPKGDQPKAIAQLTEGIRKNMRQQTLLGVTGSGKTFTVANVIQNVQMPTLVIAHNKTLAAQLYSEFREFFPDNAVEYFVSYYDYYQPEAYIPTTDTYIEKDASINEEIDRLRLSATRSLLERRDVIVVSSVSCIYNLGSPEEWRKMSVLLTVGDELDRASLFEDLINIQYERNDIEFTQGKFRSRGDTIEVYPAQERQGIRIELFGDEIDRIAYFDPVSGKVLHELRPGESTMIYPAKHFVMSEEHMAGALESIEAELEAELPRLKSQNKLLEAQRLEQRTRFDLEMIRELGYCSGIENYSRHFDGRKPGEPPSSLLNFFPEDYMVVIDESHVTIPQVRGMHNGDRARKESLISYGFRLPSAYDNRPLRYDEFERQLNYVLYVSATPAEYEIQRSGAVVEQIIRPTGLVDPEILVRPVENQVDDLISEVRKVTAAGYRTLVTTLTKRMAEDLTDYLVELGIRVRYMHSDIDTLQRAEIVRDLRKGEFDVLVGINLLREGLDIPEVAFVAILDADKEGFLRSERSLIQTIGRASRNVNGHVILYADKMTGSMERAISETDRRRKIQVAFNEKHGITPKSIQKALQKELVEHREYPEGSELMTIAEDLSSVELSDMIIDLESEMHLAARNLEFEKAAELRDKIKELREGYAI